The Streptomyces sp. Je 1-332 genome has a window encoding:
- a CDS encoding NAD(P)-binding domain-containing protein, whose translation MSNTNQGPVTVLGLGMMGAALADAFVRNGNRTTVWNRSAGKADALVAKGAVAAGDVREAVDASPVIVVCVSTYDVMNDLFGPLSDALRGKVVVNLTSGTPDEARSAAAWAADHGVQYLDGAIMAVPQMIGLPEALIFYGGAQEVFAGQEELLKLLGGNSVYLGTDAGVPMIYDLALLTMLWSSLAGYFHAQALVSTVGVSAAEFLPFANTWIEHVITPAIPESAEEIDSASFETEISSLNVNKAAISHLVKTSNQLGINSDMSVAIQALIEKRVAAGHGTHALSSLVEAFKK comes from the coding sequence ATGAGCAACACCAACCAGGGGCCCGTGACCGTACTGGGCCTGGGCATGATGGGTGCCGCCCTGGCCGATGCGTTCGTCCGGAACGGCAACCGGACCACCGTCTGGAACCGTTCGGCAGGCAAGGCCGACGCCCTGGTTGCCAAGGGTGCGGTCGCGGCCGGCGACGTCCGGGAAGCGGTGGACGCGAGCCCCGTGATCGTGGTGTGCGTGTCCACTTACGACGTCATGAACGACCTGTTCGGGCCGCTGAGCGACGCGCTCCGGGGCAAGGTCGTCGTGAACCTCACCTCCGGTACCCCGGACGAGGCGCGCAGCGCTGCCGCCTGGGCCGCGGACCACGGTGTGCAGTACCTGGACGGTGCCATCATGGCCGTCCCGCAGATGATCGGCCTTCCCGAGGCCCTGATCTTCTACGGCGGCGCCCAGGAGGTGTTCGCCGGGCAGGAGGAGCTGCTGAAGCTGCTCGGTGGCAACAGCGTCTACCTCGGCACCGACGCCGGTGTACCGATGATCTACGACCTCGCACTGCTCACCATGCTGTGGTCCAGCCTCGCCGGCTACTTCCACGCCCAGGCCCTGGTCAGCACCGTAGGCGTCTCGGCTGCCGAGTTCCTGCCCTTCGCGAACACCTGGATCGAGCACGTCATCACTCCGGCGATCCCGGAAAGCGCCGAGGAGATCGACTCGGCTTCGTTCGAGACCGAGATCTCCAGCCTCAACGTCAACAAGGCTGCCATCTCCCATCTCGTGAAGACGAGCAACCAGCTGGGGATCAACAGCGACATGTCGGTCGCCATCCAGGCGCTGATCGAGAAGCGCGTCGCTGCGGGGCACGGTACGCACGCGCTCTCCAGCCTGGTCGAGGCGTTCAAGAAGTAG
- a CDS encoding cytochrome P450, which yields MTTSTCPYAIDVTGGDVHGESAYLREQGRATRVRLPGDVTAWWVTDQALVKQLLTDPRVSRDPYRHWPQWGNGESEFAQTWSLAMWVADRNMITAYGDEHKRLRKLVARAFTARRTAGLRPRIEEITEALLGSLAKSPTGQPVDLRAQFAYPLPTQVISELLGIPDDIRPGLLRSVHAILDTTATPEEAKANETVLYRLLHEVVTVKRGNPADDLISDLVLVRDDEGGVGLSERELVDTILLMFTAGHETTVNLLDHAIHLLLTHPERLRAARSGELPWEDVVDEVLRLEAPFANLPMRYAVEEIRLDDVTIAKGDPIVIAFGAAGRDPLVHGATADEFDPTRPTRKEHVSFGHGVHHCVGAPLARLEATIGLPALFARFPEAALTEPERIRPLPSFISNGHAALPALLGEPAAPAVAAR from the coding sequence ATGACAACAAGTACATGCCCGTACGCCATCGACGTCACCGGCGGTGACGTCCACGGCGAGTCCGCCTATCTGCGCGAGCAGGGGCGAGCGACGCGGGTGCGGCTCCCCGGAGACGTCACCGCCTGGTGGGTCACCGACCAGGCGCTGGTCAAGCAGTTGCTCACGGACCCACGGGTTTCCCGGGACCCGTACCGGCACTGGCCCCAGTGGGGAAACGGAGAGAGCGAGTTCGCCCAGACGTGGTCACTGGCCATGTGGGTGGCGGACCGCAACATGATCACTGCGTACGGCGACGAGCACAAGCGGTTGCGCAAACTGGTGGCCCGGGCCTTCACCGCACGCCGGACCGCCGGGCTACGTCCCCGCATCGAGGAGATCACCGAGGCCCTGCTCGGCTCACTGGCCAAGTCGCCCACAGGCCAACCGGTGGACCTGCGCGCCCAGTTCGCCTACCCGCTGCCCACCCAGGTCATCTCGGAGCTCCTCGGCATCCCGGACGACATACGGCCCGGTCTGCTCAGATCCGTCCACGCCATCCTTGACACCACGGCGACCCCGGAGGAAGCAAAGGCCAACGAGACTGTTCTGTACCGCCTTCTCCACGAGGTGGTGACGGTCAAGCGCGGGAATCCGGCCGACGATCTGATCAGTGACCTCGTTCTGGTGCGTGACGACGAGGGGGGCGTGGGGCTCAGCGAGCGCGAACTCGTGGACACCATCCTCCTGATGTTCACGGCCGGCCATGAGACGACCGTCAATCTCCTCGATCACGCGATCCACCTGCTGCTCACCCACCCCGAGCGGCTGCGGGCGGCGCGCAGCGGCGAACTCCCCTGGGAGGACGTGGTCGATGAGGTACTCCGCCTCGAGGCACCGTTCGCCAATCTGCCCATGCGGTACGCGGTGGAGGAGATCCGGCTGGACGATGTGACCATCGCGAAGGGCGACCCGATCGTCATCGCCTTCGGCGCCGCGGGGCGTGACCCCCTGGTGCACGGCGCGACGGCGGATGAGTTCGATCCCACCCGGCCCACGCGCAAGGAGCACGTCTCCTTCGGGCACGGAGTCCACCACTGCGTGGGCGCCCCGCTGGCCCGGTTGGAAGCCACGATCGGACTGCCCGCCCTGTTCGCCCGCTTCCCCGAAGCGGCGCTGACCGAGCCGGAGCGCATCAGACCCCTGCCGTCGTTCATCTCCAACGGCCATGCCGCGCTGCCGGCGCTCCTCGGCGAACCCGCCGCACCGGCCGTGGCTGCGCGATGA
- a CDS encoding ketoacyl-ACP synthase III family protein, with translation MKWKDVYVAGTAAYLCAKEDVRETVAQGRYDAAEAESDEFVAIRVASAEEFPPDMAVSAAAAALDRAGTDPGDIDLLTYASVGFTGLDLASPASYVQGKVLGRSGASAFNVGQASNGGMAALDLAAAYVSARPAPSAALVTTSDKFAGPLFDRYATDSGIVLADGATGLVLTRGSGVAQVLSSNVVSDPAHEGFWRGDAPWSDYSDPASWPISLGPRKDQYLAGGVNLMSVMVSLDKRQQQSMDAALADADTTIADVAWFVYPNVGCSLFDWDLLKSLGIDQSRTTWEWGRQVGHLGGGDQIAGLNHLLESGKARPGDKVVLVGTGGGWSFGTAVLEVQDAPDWSVTR, from the coding sequence ATGAAATGGAAGGACGTCTACGTCGCGGGAACAGCGGCATATCTGTGCGCGAAGGAGGACGTCCGAGAGACCGTCGCGCAAGGGCGCTACGACGCCGCCGAGGCGGAGTCCGATGAGTTCGTCGCCATTCGGGTCGCCTCCGCCGAAGAATTTCCCCCCGATATGGCCGTCTCCGCGGCCGCGGCCGCCCTGGACCGCGCCGGGACGGACCCCGGCGACATCGATCTGCTCACGTATGCGAGCGTGGGCTTCACCGGCCTGGACCTCGCAAGCCCCGCCTCCTACGTCCAGGGCAAGGTGCTCGGCCGGTCCGGCGCCTCCGCGTTCAACGTGGGCCAGGCGTCCAACGGCGGCATGGCCGCCCTCGACCTCGCGGCCGCGTACGTCTCCGCGCGCCCGGCGCCCTCCGCTGCCCTGGTCACCACCAGCGACAAGTTCGCCGGCCCGCTGTTCGACCGGTACGCGACGGACAGCGGCATCGTCCTGGCCGACGGGGCGACCGGACTGGTCCTCACCCGCGGCAGCGGCGTGGCACAGGTGCTCTCCAGCAACGTGGTCAGCGATCCCGCGCACGAGGGGTTCTGGCGCGGGGACGCGCCATGGTCCGACTACAGCGACCCGGCGTCCTGGCCCATCAGCCTCGGCCCCCGCAAGGACCAGTACCTCGCGGGCGGCGTCAACCTGATGTCGGTCATGGTCAGTCTCGACAAACGCCAGCAGCAGTCCATGGACGCGGCCCTGGCCGACGCCGACACCACGATCGCCGACGTGGCGTGGTTCGTGTACCCCAACGTCGGATGCTCGCTCTTCGACTGGGACCTGCTCAAGTCGCTCGGCATCGACCAGTCACGCACCACCTGGGAGTGGGGCCGCCAGGTCGGCCACCTCGGGGGAGGCGACCAGATCGCCGGCCTTAACCACCTGCTGGAGAGCGGCAAGGCCCGCCCCGGCGACAAGGTGGTGCTCGTCGGCACCGGCGGCGGCTGGAGCTTCGGCACCGCCGTCCTCGAGGTCCAGGACGCGCCCGACTGGTCGGTCACCCGATGA
- a CDS encoding phosphopantetheine-binding protein, whose translation MTGGVRDAADTGREPGQQWEAAGVGVISPIRDFIARRFPDETVRDDDDIFELGLASSLFAMELVRYVERTFDFEVPDDQMVLENFCSVEAMSQLVERCAVAPATS comes from the coding sequence ATGACCGGCGGGGTCCGGGACGCGGCGGACACGGGCCGCGAGCCCGGGCAGCAGTGGGAAGCCGCCGGCGTCGGCGTCATCAGCCCCATCCGGGACTTCATCGCGCGGCGCTTCCCCGACGAGACGGTGCGGGACGACGACGACATCTTCGAGCTGGGCCTGGCTTCTTCGCTCTTCGCGATGGAGCTGGTGCGCTACGTCGAGCGCACCTTCGACTTCGAAGTCCCGGACGACCAGATGGTTCTGGAGAACTTCTGCAGTGTCGAGGCGATGAGCCAGTTGGTGGAGCGTTGCGCGGTGGCGCCGGCCACCAGCTGA
- a CDS encoding acyl-CoA dehydrogenase family protein — MTETTNEAENVLKAVRDIVPKLRENGLESEDQRWILQENIDLLEEAGVFRMAVPQRFGGLDLPLADQYEVLTEISRGCGSTGWAAVAWVSSAWMASLYPDKAQEEIFEGGSVRISGGFTPTAKMVPAPGGYVLNGSWRFNSGCRGAHWDLLAAELEHPDGTVEEVFAIVPMSELTIADDWHVSAAAATGSSTTTATDVFVPEHRVATSEEAVLGTTGRRSNTGATGRNYGLISFVVVESVAAYIGMAKAAYEVFVEQLNGRGIAYSNWTDQREHPLTQLQVATAANKIAAAEALTTNFLPVLQQRADDGEQPSWEEKAAVRGQAGIAIQLVKEAVEALHSVSGGSALARKSPFQRFYRDLEGLSRHGLMAPNMGLEVHGRVLLGLDPDSLFL, encoded by the coding sequence GTGACGGAGACCACGAACGAGGCCGAGAATGTCCTGAAGGCGGTGCGGGACATCGTCCCGAAACTCAGGGAGAACGGTCTCGAGTCGGAAGACCAGCGCTGGATCCTGCAGGAGAACATCGACCTCCTGGAAGAAGCCGGCGTCTTCCGCATGGCCGTGCCCCAACGCTTCGGTGGCCTGGACCTTCCGCTGGCCGACCAGTACGAGGTCCTCACCGAGATCTCCCGCGGCTGCGGCTCCACCGGCTGGGCCGCCGTGGCCTGGGTCTCCAGCGCCTGGATGGCCAGCCTGTACCCGGACAAGGCGCAGGAGGAGATCTTCGAGGGCGGATCCGTACGGATATCGGGCGGGTTCACGCCCACCGCCAAGATGGTCCCCGCACCCGGCGGTTACGTCCTCAACGGCTCCTGGCGGTTCAATTCAGGCTGCCGCGGCGCTCACTGGGACCTGCTCGCCGCCGAGCTCGAGCACCCCGACGGCACCGTCGAAGAAGTCTTCGCCATCGTCCCGATGTCCGAGCTGACCATCGCCGACGACTGGCACGTCTCCGCCGCGGCCGCGACCGGCAGCTCCACCACGACCGCGACGGACGTCTTCGTCCCCGAGCACCGGGTCGCCACCTCCGAGGAGGCCGTCCTCGGCACCACCGGCCGACGCTCCAACACCGGTGCCACCGGCCGCAATTACGGCCTCATCAGCTTTGTCGTGGTGGAGTCCGTGGCCGCCTACATCGGTATGGCCAAGGCGGCGTACGAAGTCTTCGTCGAGCAGCTGAACGGCCGCGGCATCGCCTACAGCAACTGGACCGACCAGCGCGAACACCCGCTCACCCAGCTTCAGGTGGCCACAGCCGCGAACAAGATCGCAGCCGCCGAGGCGCTGACGACGAACTTCCTGCCGGTGCTCCAGCAGCGCGCGGACGACGGCGAGCAGCCCAGCTGGGAGGAGAAGGCCGCGGTGCGCGGCCAGGCCGGTATAGCGATCCAGCTGGTCAAGGAGGCGGTGGAGGCCCTGCACTCGGTGAGCGGCGGATCCGCGCTGGCCAGGAAGTCCCCCTTCCAGCGCTTCTACCGCGACCTGGAGGGCCTGTCCCGGCACGGTCTGATGGCTCCGAACATGGGCCTCGAGGTACACGGCCGGGTTCTGCTCGGACTGGACCCCGACAGCCTGTTCCTGTAA
- a CDS encoding AMP-binding protein, protein METGRSQLREAGPGSEFLHEFLLAGVAAAPDLPAVVDFFEGTVRETSHLGLERQAQFYASRLSDLGLGIGDRVVVESENSGAAIALLIACASLGVPFIPVSPGVPRQRLQAIVAAAEPVLHLRAVGTDERPDIPVSVGLATFGPDHLLAERAPVVTASHRTELVCTDPAYIIFTSGTTGVPKGVVMSHRAIISFYRGMLAHDIVRPGDRVASTSPLQFDFSLLDTGLALGSGAAVVPVPRELLPWPRKFLAFLDQVAATHVNGAPSIWRNVLTYEPERLARLSLRGVLFSGEEFPLAELRALQKAQPGARIVNCFGSTESVACSFADVPRPLPDGTDRLSIGFGHPGADLVLVDESDRAIVEPGVLGEIYLHSPALFTGYWNDPEATRAALVPDPLSPKSGKVVYRTGDLAVRGVDGELYFRGRADHQVKVLGNRVDLGEVERCVMGAPGVALAACLLLEPRGETGDPVLTAFVVPEADAAGPFDETALRAHCARAVPGYMVPQEIHSLDDMPVNTHGKIDRARLRELFAPRSTVVTGREGP, encoded by the coding sequence TTGGAAACAGGTCGAAGTCAGCTGCGCGAAGCAGGGCCAGGAAGTGAGTTCCTGCATGAATTCCTCTTGGCGGGGGTGGCCGCCGCGCCCGACCTCCCCGCCGTCGTCGACTTCTTCGAGGGTACGGTCCGTGAGACCTCCCACCTGGGACTGGAGCGTCAGGCCCAGTTCTACGCGTCACGGCTGAGCGACCTGGGCCTCGGCATCGGCGACCGGGTGGTCGTGGAGTCGGAGAACTCCGGCGCCGCCATCGCGCTCTTGATCGCCTGCGCGTCGCTGGGCGTCCCGTTCATCCCTGTGAGCCCCGGCGTGCCCCGGCAGCGGCTCCAGGCCATCGTCGCCGCGGCCGAACCCGTACTGCACCTGCGGGCCGTCGGAACGGACGAACGCCCTGACATACCGGTGTCCGTCGGACTCGCGACCTTCGGTCCCGACCACCTGCTGGCCGAGCGGGCCCCCGTCGTCACCGCCTCGCACCGAACCGAGCTGGTCTGTACCGACCCCGCCTACATCATCTTCACCTCCGGCACCACGGGCGTGCCCAAGGGAGTGGTGATGAGCCACCGGGCCATCATTTCCTTCTACCGAGGCATGCTCGCCCACGACATCGTCCGGCCCGGCGACCGGGTCGCCTCCACCTCACCCCTCCAGTTCGACTTCTCGCTGCTCGACACCGGCCTCGCCCTGGGCAGCGGAGCGGCCGTCGTGCCGGTCCCGCGCGAACTGCTGCCGTGGCCCCGCAAGTTCCTGGCCTTCCTCGACCAGGTAGCGGCGACCCACGTGAACGGGGCGCCGTCGATCTGGCGCAATGTGCTGACCTACGAGCCCGAGCGGCTCGCCCGGCTCAGCCTGCGGGGTGTGCTGTTCTCCGGCGAGGAGTTCCCTCTCGCGGAGCTGCGGGCACTGCAGAAAGCGCAGCCCGGCGCGCGGATCGTCAACTGCTTCGGCTCGACCGAGTCCGTCGCCTGCTCCTTCGCCGATGTCCCGCGTCCCCTGCCCGACGGCACCGACCGGCTCTCGATCGGCTTCGGCCACCCGGGCGCCGACCTCGTGCTCGTCGACGAGTCCGACCGGGCGATCGTGGAGCCTGGCGTCCTCGGCGAGATCTACCTCCACAGCCCGGCGCTCTTCACCGGTTACTGGAACGATCCCGAGGCGACCCGCGCCGCTCTCGTCCCCGACCCGCTGTCGCCCAAGTCCGGAAAGGTCGTCTACCGCACCGGGGACCTCGCGGTGCGCGGCGTCGACGGGGAGCTGTACTTCCGGGGCCGCGCCGACCACCAGGTCAAGGTCCTCGGCAACCGCGTCGACCTGGGAGAGGTGGAGCGCTGCGTCATGGGCGCCCCAGGCGTCGCGCTTGCGGCCTGCCTGCTCCTTGAGCCCCGCGGCGAGACCGGCGACCCGGTCCTCACCGCCTTCGTCGTGCCGGAGGCGGACGCCGCCGGACCCTTCGACGAGACGGCGCTGCGGGCGCACTGCGCGCGCGCCGTTCCCGGCTACATGGTCCCCCAGGAGATCCACTCCCTGGACGACATGCCGGTCAACACCCACGGAAAGATCGACCGTGCCCGGCTCCGGGAGTTGTTCGCCCCGAGGAGCACGGTCGTCACGGGCCGGGAGGGACCCTGA
- a CDS encoding MFS transporter: MDAALLSSTPRRAGPRQWTGLAILALPTLLLSLDVTVLFLALPHLSADLGVTSTQSLWIMDIYGFLIAGCLITMGTVGDRIGRRRLLLIGGAAFGAASVLAAYATTPELLIATRALLGVAGATLMPSTLALIMNMFPDPRQRGTAIGIWVSCFSLGIAIGPVLGGLMLEYFWWGSVFLLAVPVMVLLLVLGPVLLPESRGEGGRLDLPSVALSIAAMIPVIYGIKDLAKNGFSVLGIASAVVGVGIGWAFVKRQLGLEHPLLDLRLFATRRFTAALVIVLFGLLAIGGVYLFVTQYLQLVHGLSPLGAGLWLLPAALSMVVSSMVAPALAQRIRPGVVVGAGLFVSAAGFLTLARVPVDGLPLLVFGFTLVYLGIGPMMALGSDLIVGSAPPESAGSAAAVGETGMEIGIALGIATFGSFGTAVYQSQVLGEEFAQAPAAVVEAARDSLAAGVSTAADLPGAAALLAPAREAFTDAFNAVSLAGGLLVALLAVGAFVALREVQPPGEAHDAGEAHDAGEAHDPAKDSSASLTASA; this comes from the coding sequence ATGGACGCCGCTCTCCTCTCCTCCACCCCACGGCGCGCAGGCCCACGTCAGTGGACCGGTCTGGCCATTCTGGCGCTGCCGACGCTGCTGCTCTCCCTCGACGTCACCGTGCTCTTTTTGGCCCTGCCGCATTTGAGCGCGGATCTCGGCGTCACGAGTACCCAGTCCCTCTGGATCATGGACATCTACGGATTCCTGATCGCCGGGTGCCTCATCACGATGGGCACGGTCGGTGACCGCATCGGCCGGCGGCGGCTGCTGTTGATCGGTGGTGCGGCCTTTGGCGCCGCCTCCGTGCTCGCCGCCTATGCGACGACTCCCGAACTCCTCATCGCCACGCGCGCGTTGCTCGGCGTCGCCGGGGCCACACTGATGCCGTCGACGCTCGCTCTCATCATGAACATGTTTCCCGACCCCCGGCAGCGCGGCACGGCGATCGGCATCTGGGTCAGCTGCTTCTCGCTGGGCATCGCCATCGGTCCTGTCCTCGGCGGCCTGATGCTGGAGTACTTCTGGTGGGGCTCGGTCTTCCTGCTCGCGGTGCCCGTGATGGTGCTCCTCCTGGTGCTCGGGCCTGTGCTGCTTCCCGAGTCGCGCGGGGAGGGGGGACGGCTGGACCTGCCGAGCGTGGCGCTCTCGATCGCCGCGATGATCCCGGTGATCTACGGGATCAAGGACCTGGCCAAGAACGGGTTCTCGGTCCTCGGGATCGCCTCGGCGGTCGTCGGCGTGGGCATCGGCTGGGCATTCGTCAAGCGACAGCTGGGGCTGGAGCACCCGCTGCTCGACCTCCGTCTCTTCGCCACCCGCCGGTTCACGGCGGCCCTGGTCATCGTGCTGTTCGGTCTGCTGGCCATTGGCGGGGTCTACCTGTTCGTGACGCAGTATCTGCAGCTGGTGCACGGACTCTCGCCGCTCGGTGCCGGGCTGTGGCTGCTGCCCGCCGCGCTCAGCATGGTGGTCTCCTCCATGGTCGCGCCGGCACTCGCCCAGCGGATCCGGCCCGGCGTCGTCGTCGGCGCGGGATTGTTCGTGTCCGCTGCGGGGTTCCTGACGCTCGCTCGGGTACCGGTGGACGGGCTGCCGCTGCTCGTCTTCGGCTTCACTCTTGTCTATCTGGGCATCGGACCGATGATGGCGCTCGGCTCCGACCTGATTGTCGGCTCCGCGCCGCCGGAATCGGCTGGTTCCGCGGCCGCCGTCGGGGAGACCGGCATGGAGATCGGGATCGCGCTCGGCATCGCGACCTTCGGCAGTTTCGGCACCGCCGTCTACCAGTCCCAAGTGCTCGGGGAGGAGTTCGCCCAGGCCCCCGCCGCTGTGGTGGAGGCTGCCCGCGACTCGCTGGCCGCGGGCGTCTCCACCGCGGCCGACCTGCCGGGCGCCGCTGCCCTGCTGGCGCCTGCGCGTGAGGCCTTCACCGACGCCTTCAACGCGGTCAGTCTGGCCGGCGGGTTGCTCGTCGCGCTGCTGGCTGTCGGCGCGTTCGTCGCACTGCGCGAGGTCCAACCGCCCGGGGAGGCGCACGACGCGGGGGAGGCGCACGACGCGGGGGAGGCGCACGACCCCGCGAAGGACTCGTCCGCCTCCCTCACGGCCTCCGCCTGA
- a CDS encoding pyridoxal phosphate-dependent aminotransferase, producing MASRKISPNMALDQLVAERRAGGEDILHLGFGESRLPVFPGLVDRLAQGARRSAYGAVVGDLAVREAVAGYFDRRRLPTRPEQIIVAPGSKPLLMALQMVVPGDLVIPRPAWNTYAPQARAMGKKVFGVDLPDLCGGVPDPKLLRDTVLAARAAGDDPRILILTLPDNPTGTYAPPGLVRELCALARELDLLIVSDEIYRDVLHDPTEPFLSPVEAAPERTVVTTGLSKNLAIGGWRIGAARFPEGTRGDGIRDRVASAASEVWSNLAGPMQEVAAYAFAEPPELTAYIARCTRLHGVVAAAVHRVLVDAGALCRSPTGAFYLYPDLEPKREALARLGITDSVSLQERLLEQSGVAVLGGHHLGDRPETLRFRIATCQLYGDTDELRHAALASDDPLRLPHISQALSRIEESLAKLLHQTRTDVSVLAE from the coding sequence ATGGCCAGCAGGAAGATCTCGCCGAACATGGCACTTGACCAGCTCGTCGCCGAGCGCCGCGCGGGTGGCGAGGACATCCTCCACCTCGGGTTCGGCGAGTCCCGGCTGCCGGTGTTCCCCGGCCTGGTCGACCGGCTGGCTCAGGGCGCGCGGCGCAGCGCGTACGGGGCCGTGGTGGGGGACCTCGCCGTACGCGAGGCCGTCGCCGGCTACTTCGACCGCCGCCGACTGCCCACCCGGCCCGAGCAGATCATCGTCGCGCCGGGCAGCAAGCCCCTTCTGATGGCGCTCCAGATGGTGGTGCCGGGCGACCTGGTCATCCCGCGTCCCGCCTGGAACACGTACGCCCCGCAGGCCCGCGCCATGGGCAAGAAGGTCTTCGGCGTGGACCTGCCCGACCTCTGCGGCGGCGTGCCCGATCCGAAGCTGCTGCGGGACACCGTGCTCGCCGCGCGTGCCGCGGGCGACGACCCTCGCATCCTGATCCTGACCCTCCCGGACAACCCGACGGGCACGTACGCGCCGCCCGGGCTGGTCCGGGAACTGTGCGCGCTCGCCCGGGAACTTGACCTGTTGATCGTCTCCGACGAGATCTACCGGGATGTGCTGCACGACCCGACCGAGCCCTTCCTCAGCCCGGTCGAGGCCGCGCCGGAACGCACCGTCGTCACCACCGGGCTGAGCAAGAACCTGGCGATCGGCGGCTGGCGCATCGGAGCCGCGCGCTTCCCCGAGGGGACGCGGGGCGACGGGATCCGCGACCGCGTGGCGTCCGCCGCCAGCGAGGTGTGGTCCAACTTGGCCGGCCCTATGCAGGAGGTCGCGGCGTACGCGTTCGCCGAACCGCCGGAGCTGACCGCCTACATCGCACGCTGCACCCGCCTGCACGGTGTCGTGGCCGCGGCTGTGCACCGTGTGCTCGTCGACGCCGGCGCGCTGTGCCGCAGCCCCACGGGCGCCTTCTACCTCTATCCCGACCTGGAACCCAAGCGCGAGGCGCTCGCCCGGCTCGGCATCACGGACTCCGTCTCCCTCCAGGAACGTCTCCTGGAACAGTCCGGCGTCGCGGTCCTGGGCGGACACCACCTGGGGGACCGCCCGGAGACCCTGCGCTTCCGGATCGCGACCTGCCAGCTCTACGGGGACACGGACGAGCTGCGCCATGCCGCGCTCGCCTCCGACGACCCACTGCGGCTGCCGCACATTTCCCAGGCTCTCTCACGCATCGAGGAGAGCCTCGCCAAGCTGTTGCACCAGACAAGGACCGATGTCAGTGTTCTCGCCGAATGA
- a CDS encoding lysine 2,3-aminomutase — MFSPNEAESAQRPDSGAGRAPHKFRAYTAAHLDGLLQRAGLGPDERLAARAVATVLPFRTNPYVLEELIDWDAAPDDPIYRLVFPQPDMLPAKDVAHLAGLLRSGAPKRELNAAANRVRAGLNPHPAGQMELNMPSFGDGTLPGVQHKYDETVLFFPKQGQTCHAYCTYCFRWAQFVGDPDLKMAGQEVDGLKAYLQSHPQVTSVLFTGGDPMIMSAAVLSRYVEPLLEVEQLESIRIGTKSLAYWPDTFVGDNDADEVLRLFEKVTAAGKSLAFMAHFTHPRELEPALVSTAVRRIQDTGAVIRTQAPLIRTINDEADVWQAMWRTQTRMGMVPYYMFVERDTGPQDYFAVPLARAYEIYQAAYRNVSGLARTVRGPSMSATPGKVCVDGVLELAGEKVFALRMLQARNSSLVGKPFFARYDPNAVWLDDLKPAFADRFPFDPPMEQPLELPNAAEELKLLETV, encoded by the coding sequence GTGTTCTCGCCGAATGAAGCCGAATCCGCACAGCGTCCCGACTCCGGTGCGGGCCGGGCACCCCACAAGTTCCGCGCGTACACCGCCGCGCACCTCGACGGTTTGCTGCAGCGCGCGGGACTCGGCCCCGACGAGCGGCTGGCGGCCAGGGCCGTGGCCACCGTCCTGCCCTTCCGGACGAACCCGTACGTCCTGGAGGAACTGATCGACTGGGACGCGGCGCCCGACGATCCGATCTACCGGCTGGTGTTCCCACAGCCGGACATGCTGCCTGCGAAGGACGTCGCCCACCTGGCCGGCCTGCTGCGCTCCGGCGCGCCCAAGCGCGAGCTCAACGCGGCCGCCAACCGGGTGCGGGCCGGTCTCAACCCGCATCCGGCAGGCCAGATGGAGCTCAACATGCCGAGCTTCGGCGACGGGACGCTGCCGGGCGTGCAGCACAAGTACGACGAGACGGTGCTGTTCTTCCCGAAGCAGGGCCAGACCTGCCATGCCTACTGCACCTACTGCTTCCGGTGGGCGCAGTTCGTGGGGGACCCGGACCTCAAGATGGCCGGTCAGGAGGTCGACGGCCTCAAGGCGTACCTCCAGAGCCACCCGCAGGTCACGAGCGTCCTGTTCACCGGCGGCGACCCGATGATCATGTCGGCCGCGGTGCTCAGCCGGTACGTCGAGCCGCTCCTGGAGGTCGAACAGCTGGAGTCGATACGCATAGGCACGAAATCCCTGGCGTACTGGCCGGACACCTTCGTGGGCGACAACGACGCGGACGAGGTGCTGAGGCTGTTCGAGAAGGTCACGGCCGCCGGCAAGTCCCTTGCCTTCATGGCGCACTTCACGCACCCGCGCGAGCTGGAGCCTGCCCTGGTGTCCACGGCGGTCCGCCGTATCCAGGACACCGGCGCCGTCATCCGCACCCAGGCGCCGCTGATCCGCACGATCAACGACGAAGCGGACGTGTGGCAGGCGATGTGGCGCACCCAGACCCGGATGGGAATGGTTCCGTACTACATGTTCGTGGAGCGCGACACGGGCCCGCAGGACTACTTCGCGGTGCCGCTCGCCCGGGCGTACGAGATCTACCAGGCGGCGTACCGGAACGTCTCGGGGCTGGCCCGGACCGTCCGAGGCCCGTCGATGTCGGCGACGCCCGGCAAGGTCTGCGTGGACGGCGTGCTGGAGCTGGCGGGCGAGAAGGTCTTCGCCCTGCGGATGCTCCAGGCGCGCAACTCCTCGCTGGTGGGCAAGCCGTTCTTCGCCCGTTACGACCCCAACGCGGTGTGGCTCGACGACCTCAAGCCCGCCTTCGCGGACCGGTTCCCCTTCGACCCTCCGATGGAGCAGCCGCTGGAACTGCCGAACGCCGCCGAGGAGTTGAAGCTGCTGGAGACGGTGTAG